A genomic segment from Acidobacteriota bacterium encodes:
- a CDS encoding NUDIX domain-containing protein produces the protein MNDTKRQGLHAYEYPRAALAVDCVVFGLDDEDLKVMLIQRDLPPSEGEWALPGGFVRVDESLDEAARRELLEETGLHDIFLEQLYTFGAIDRDPRERVVSVAYYALVELGSQRVRAATDARQAAWFPVHDVPSLAFDHAEILEVGRQRLSGKLRYQPIGFELLPKKFALSQMQRLYEIVLERSLDKRNFRKKVLSTGLLVETDEVQKDVAHRAARLYRFDERRYQQLTKDGFHFEV, from the coding sequence GTGAATGACACGAAGAGGCAAGGGCTCCACGCCTATGAGTATCCCCGCGCTGCCTTGGCGGTCGACTGTGTGGTCTTCGGCCTCGATGACGAGGACCTCAAGGTGATGTTGATTCAGCGAGATCTGCCGCCATCGGAAGGCGAGTGGGCGCTGCCCGGTGGCTTTGTTCGGGTGGACGAGTCACTGGATGAGGCGGCGCGACGAGAGTTGCTCGAAGAAACCGGGCTGCACGACATCTTTCTCGAGCAGCTCTACACCTTCGGCGCCATCGATCGCGATCCGCGTGAGCGGGTCGTGTCGGTGGCCTACTATGCACTGGTCGAGCTCGGCAGCCAGCGGGTTCGAGCAGCCACCGATGCTCGCCAAGCGGCGTGGTTTCCGGTCCACGACGTTCCATCCCTCGCCTTTGATCATGCCGAGATCCTGGAGGTTGGGCGCCAGCGGCTGAGCGGCAAACTGAGATACCAGCCGATTGGTTTCGAGCTCCTGCCGAAGAAGTTTGCTCTTTCCCAGATGCAGCGCCTTTACGAGATCGTGCTCGAGCGTTCCCTCGACAAGCGAAATTTCCGCAAGAAGGTTCTCTCGACGGGACTGCTCGTCGAGACGGACGAAGTTCAGAAGGACGTCGCCCATCGCGCTGCACGGCTCTACCGCTTCGACGAGCGTCGCTATCAACAGCTCACCAAGGATGGTTTTCACTTCGAGGTCTAG